The genomic interval AACGCCTTCTCTGCTACGCACCGTGCCTGCCTCCGATAGATGCCGGGAACCTACGCTAACCCTTCGGATACCGCAAGAAAAAGCTTTTTGCCACATGCCCATCGAAACTCTTTACAGCCACTTTCTCCGCCGAGAGTACACCCTCCGGGCGAACGTTGTGCTGTGCTGTCGAAGCCCGAATGATCAACAGACGGGATCACCCCATTCGTGCATACGGCGGGCATAGCATTTCCGATGAGTATCCAGAAACGTTCTGATCTCCTGATCATCCATCTCATCAATAGCCTGGTTGGCTTCCACTTCCGGTTTACCCCGGAGCTGCCGCAGCGGACAGTTCCGAGCCGCTGCTTTATGAGGACATTCCATAACCAGCCCTTTAATCCATATTCTATTATTCAGTTTCTGATTCATAGTTTCTCTCCGCTCTCACCACGAGGATACACCCGATTCCAAAACTGGCGACAAGAAAACAACACTAGCGCTTCTTTGTATTTCATCTTCCTAATCAACAGCATGTACAAACGGGCCCCATCCGGAGCCGTAATGCAAAAAGGCCGGGAGATCTCCCGGCCTGACGCTGAATCAGATAACAACAAAATTGAATCAGTAGCTGTTTATCGCGATCTCAAGATTGTCAAAGATTTCAAAATGGCGGTGAGCGCGGATGATTTCAAACACCCGCTTGGGCCCGGTCTGCAAACAGGAAATTTTGATGTCACCACCTAAATCCCGAATCTTACTGGCGAGTGAAAGCAGTGCTCCGATACCGGAGCTGTCGATCATATCGACATCAGACATATCGATGACATAATTCTGAACCTTAGAGGCGGGCGAGATGAGCGTGGCCAGCTCGCGGCGGAAATCATCGACAGTGGATGCTGAAAGCTCATCGGGAATTTTAACCACTCCCACAACCATTCTTCCGTTTGACTGTACGTCTACCATTTATTTTCTCCCGTAATATAAAAATCAAGGAGCAGAATGTGCATCACAAACTGCATTCCTACAGCTATAGTGGCAGAATCACGCATTGAGCACATGTATTTTTTGCGGATATGATTTAAAATCGAAAAGCCCGGTCGGAAAACCGGGACTTTTCTCTAATTTATTTTTGTTTCGGCCCCTTTGAGAGCCGCCGGTTGTGAAACCAGCGGAAAACAATCGCTCCGCCCAGGAAAACCAGCCCAACAATCAGCATGGGAATCACATCGCCGGGCGGCGGTTCACAATAAGGTATGGCAGTTTCTTCCATGGAATCTCTGAACGGACGTTATCCCAGGTACCCACAGGCAACATGAACCTCAGCTCTCCATCGTTCAATCAACAGAAACCAGTTCAAGCTCAAAATTGAGTGCCTGACCGGCAAGCTGATGATTGGCATCGATTACGATATGAGCATCTTCAACAGCGGTAACCGTGACAGGCACGGGCTGCCCCTGCGGGCCCTGCATCTGAAGCATCATGCCGACTTCCGGTTTAAGGTCCTCCGGAAGCTGGGATTTATCGAAATTCATCACAAGATCTTCACGACGTTCACCATAGGCCTCTTCAGCAGGAATATTGATGGTCTTTTTTTCACCGACCGTCATATCGGCCACGCCTTTTTCAAAACCGGGAATAACCATACCGGCACCCATTTCAAATTCCAGCGGCTCACGACCTGCAGAGGAATCGAACTGCGTTCCGTCGTCGAGCGTTCCGGTGTAGTGGATTTTTACTTTCTGTCCGTTTTCAATCATTGAACGGTCCTTTCATATTTTATTTTCCGGATACTGACTTTCGATTTCATGAACTCATGCGGCGCAGCCCGGTCGGAAAAACTGTCGCAGGCGCAAAAACGGCAACCCGCATTCATCAATCAAAAATCTATGATTCAGGCACCCTACAGGCATTAGGCCGAATATCAACCTTATTAAGGGAAACACGACCGTATTCCGGCTAAAATTTCCGATGGCGACGCATCCCTTTTTTCTTCCCCGGGACTTTTCCGGGCGGAGCCTCCATAGGCCGGAATTCTTTTTTGCCGCAGCGCTTCCCG from Verrucomicrobia bacterium S94 carries:
- a CDS encoding anti-sigma factor antagonist; this translates as MVDVQSNGRMVVGVVKIPDELSASTVDDFRRELATLISPASKVQNYVIDMSDVDMIDSSGIGALLSLASKIRDLGGDIKISCLQTGPKRVFEIIRAHRHFEIFDNLEIAINSY
- a CDS encoding peptidylprolyl isomerase, whose product is MIENGQKVKIHYTGTLDDGTQFDSSAGREPLEFEMGAGMVIPGFEKGVADMTVGEKKTINIPAEEAYGERREDLVMNFDKSQLPEDLKPEVGMMLQMQGPQGQPVPVTVTAVEDAHIVIDANHQLAGQALNFELELVSVD